A portion of the Gemmatimonadales bacterium genome contains these proteins:
- a CDS encoding DUF6600 domain-containing protein, with product MRLSLFLGSLLPLLAAPLSAQDTKLAALPAGDPPARVARISSLAGNVAFQPSGDTAWSQATLNYPMTTGDRLYVDRGGRAELQAGSAAVRLDEGADLTVSNLTDGFLELGLMQGTARVNVYRLDPGDSVEVDTPHGVLTVLAAGDYRIDAPADDTVLVVTVARGSLEWTAGGVAQAVEAGQAIRVTGVNPIRVTNVAPAGPDAFDQWCAAQEGRLAASPSARYVSRDIPGYADLDDAGTWQDDAEYGPVWYPAGLATDWAPYRYGHWAWIEPWGWTWVEREPWGYAPFHYGRWVYARSRWGWLPGPVVLRPYYAPALVVFVSGSQWGAQAWFPLGPGEPYYPWYHHDDDYLRRVNVTNLRHVTNVTTIINNTNITTINYRNRQPGTTAVPSSTFQRGLGVQRRMIPVRAEEIARAPIVAHPVALPAASAAGGGTPVSRPLAMRRPVFFTARPPEVRLAARPGQPLVVPRRNQPAAGPAPVLITRHAPPPQDPPFADRQRAMKPDVGRPLEPQQIDNLRAGKPAGPRRDPEYPPHPAPAPAAAPRPAPTPAAAPRPAAAPHAPAPKPAPRQPAPKDDRRRGPGN from the coding sequence ATGCGCCTCTCCCTGTTCCTCGGGTCGCTGTTGCCGCTGCTCGCGGCACCGTTGTCGGCACAGGACACGAAGCTGGCGGCGCTGCCGGCGGGCGATCCGCCGGCGCGCGTGGCGCGGATCAGCTCGCTCGCGGGGAACGTCGCGTTCCAGCCCTCGGGGGACACCGCCTGGAGCCAGGCGACGCTGAACTACCCGATGACCACCGGCGACCGCCTGTACGTCGATCGCGGCGGGCGCGCGGAGCTGCAGGCCGGGTCGGCGGCGGTGCGTCTCGACGAGGGCGCGGACCTCACGGTCTCGAACCTCACCGACGGGTTCTTGGAGCTGGGCCTGATGCAGGGCACGGCTCGCGTGAACGTCTACCGCCTCGACCCGGGCGACTCCGTCGAGGTGGATACGCCCCACGGCGTCCTGACGGTGCTGGCGGCGGGTGACTACCGGATCGACGCTCCGGCCGACGACACCGTGCTGGTCGTCACGGTCGCGCGCGGCAGCCTCGAGTGGACCGCGGGCGGCGTCGCCCAGGCGGTCGAGGCGGGACAGGCGATCCGCGTCACCGGGGTCAACCCGATCCGGGTCACCAACGTCGCGCCGGCCGGGCCGGACGCGTTCGACCAGTGGTGCGCGGCGCAGGAGGGCCGGCTCGCCGCCTCGCCCTCGGCGCGCTACGTGAGCCGCGACATTCCCGGCTACGCCGACCTGGACGACGCCGGCACCTGGCAGGACGACGCCGAGTACGGACCGGTCTGGTACCCGGCGGGGCTCGCGACGGACTGGGCGCCGTATCGCTACGGGCACTGGGCGTGGATCGAGCCGTGGGGCTGGACGTGGGTCGAGCGCGAGCCCTGGGGCTACGCGCCGTTCCACTACGGCCGTTGGGTGTACGCGCGCTCGCGGTGGGGTTGGCTGCCCGGGCCGGTCGTGCTCCGGCCCTACTACGCGCCGGCGCTGGTGGTGTTCGTGAGCGGATCGCAGTGGGGTGCGCAGGCGTGGTTCCCCCTGGGCCCGGGCGAGCCGTACTACCCGTGGTACCACCACGACGACGACTACCTGCGGCGGGTCAACGTCACCAACCTCCGCCACGTGACCAACGTCACGACCATCATCAACAACACCAACATCACCACCATCAACTACCGCAACCGGCAGCCGGGAACCACGGCGGTGCCGAGCTCCACGTTCCAGCGCGGACTGGGCGTCCAGCGCCGGATGATCCCGGTGCGCGCCGAGGAGATCGCACGCGCACCCATCGTCGCGCACCCCGTCGCCCTGCCGGCGGCGAGCGCCGCCGGCGGCGGAACGCCGGTGTCGAGGCCGCTGGCCATGCGCCGGCCGGTGTTCTTCACCGCGCGCCCGCCCGAGGTTCGGCTGGCCGCGCGCCCCGGTCAGCCGCTGGTGGTGCCGCGGCGCAACCAGCCCGCGGCGGGACCGGCGCCGGTGCTCATCACGCGCCACGCGCCGCCGCCGCAGGATCCCCCATTCGCCGACCGCCAGCGGGCGATGAAGCCCGACGTGGGCCGGCCGCTCGAGCCGCAGCAGATCGACAACCTGCGCGCCGGCAAGCCGGCGGGGCCGCGGCGCGACCCCGAGTACCCGCCGCATCCGGCGCCGGCGCCTGCCGCCGCGCCCCGGCCCGCACCCACGCCGGCCGCCGCCCCCAGGCCGGCCGCGGCGCCGCATGCGCCGGCGCCGAAGCCGGCACCGCGGCAGCCGGCGCCCAAGGACGATCGGCGGCGGGGGCCGGGCAACTAG
- a CDS encoding cold-shock protein, producing MSITGKVKWFNDAKGFGFITPDSGEKDCFVHHSAIQAQGFKSLAEGDRVEFTVVQGPKGPAAENVVKLPA from the coding sequence ATGAGCATCACCGGCAAAGTGAAGTGGTTCAACGACGCGAAGGGTTTCGGGTTCATCACCCCGGACAGCGGCGAGAAGGACTGCTTCGTGCATCACTCGGCGATCCAGGCTCAGGGTTTCAAGAGCCTCGCCGAGGGTGACAGGGTCGAGTTCACGGTCGTCCAGGGTCCGAAGGGTCCCGCGGCCGAGAACGTGGTCAAGCTCCCGGCGTAA
- a CDS encoding DUF4230 domain-containing protein — translation MRLPRFGTLRLTGLAIVLGLGVVLGLTLSRGASLLLHPGRTTIDQSVVVERLETVAKLITTEAMVRDVVTYENTWLGSTKRSLVIVTGKTLVGFDLRIRPKVSIRQSDRHITLVFPHARLLGVDIVDLRTYDESRGLWNPFHPADRDTIFQLARRQLALAAADLAVVQHAEQGARQLLAGLFAPEGYSVEVAFEPPAQVAPQ, via the coding sequence ATGCGTCTACCACGATTCGGCACCTTGCGGCTCACCGGGTTGGCGATCGTCCTCGGCCTCGGCGTCGTGCTCGGCCTGACGCTGTCCCGCGGCGCCAGCCTCCTGCTGCATCCCGGCCGCACGACCATCGATCAGTCCGTCGTGGTCGAGCGGCTGGAGACCGTCGCCAAGCTCATCACCACCGAGGCGATGGTCCGCGACGTCGTCACCTACGAGAACACGTGGCTGGGCTCGACCAAGCGATCCCTGGTGATCGTCACCGGCAAGACGCTGGTCGGGTTCGACCTGCGGATCCGGCCGAAAGTCAGCATCCGGCAGAGCGACCGGCACATCACGCTGGTCTTCCCGCATGCCCGCCTGCTCGGCGTGGACATCGTGGACCTGCGCACCTACGACGAGAGCCGCGGCCTGTGGAACCCGTTCCACCCGGCCGACCGCGACACCATCTTCCAGTTGGCCCGCCGGCAGCTGGCGCTGGCCGCGGCGGACCTGGCCGTGGTCCAGCACGCCGAGCAGGGGGCGAGGCAGCTGCTGGCCGGTCTGTTTGCTCCGGAGGGGTATTCGGTCGAGGTCGCCTTCGAGCCGCCCGCGCAGGTGGCGCCGCAGTAG
- a CDS encoding DUF4112 domain-containing protein has translation MTAEASFGSEAGARLRQLRRFAHWLDDGIRLPWTGLRVGLDPILGLVPGIGDAAGAILGAWIVVEAVRLRASRATLVRMCFNIAVDALVGTIPVLGDVFDVVWKANLGNVALLERHLADPARAARADRRLVALLCAAVLLLCGALAAAGVVLVTVLIRALAGR, from the coding sequence CTGACGGCCGAGGCTTCGTTCGGCAGCGAGGCCGGCGCGCGGCTCCGGCAGCTGCGGCGGTTCGCGCACTGGCTGGATGACGGCATCCGGCTGCCGTGGACGGGGCTGCGCGTGGGGCTGGACCCGATCCTCGGGTTGGTGCCCGGCATCGGCGACGCGGCGGGGGCGATCCTGGGCGCCTGGATCGTGGTGGAGGCCGTCCGGCTGCGGGCATCCCGCGCCACGCTGGTGCGGATGTGCTTCAACATCGCCGTCGATGCGCTGGTGGGGACGATCCCGGTACTCGGCGACGTCTTCGACGTCGTCTGGAAGGCGAACCTCGGCAACGTCGCGCTGCTCGAGCGCCACCTGGCCGACCCGGCCCGGGCGGCCAGAGCGGATCGGCGCCTCGTGGCCCTCCTGTGCGCGGCCGTGCTCCTGCTCTGCGGTGCGCTCGCCGCGGCCGGCGTCGTCCTGGTGACCGTGCTGATCCGCGCCCTGGCCGGGCGCTAG
- a CDS encoding aromatic amino acid ammonia-lyase, translated as MIVIGAGQPLAIGDVVRVARGGEPVGLAPEALERIRACRAMLERKVAAHETMYGVNTGIGELSEVRLDDAQVQQFQRFLIYNHAAGIGEPAPVEHVRAAMVSRVAVHARGYSACRPEIPLTYVAMLNAGLTPIACEKGSVGACGDLAPMSQIALSLMGEGECFYGGERMPTRAAMDRAGIAVPGLRARDGLAAINGSNLITGMGCLILHDVERWIKQAEIAAAMSIEALLGNLKPYQPRLHELRGFGGAQTCAANLRKLMDGSDLVTGKLKVKVQDAYSMRSTPQVVGALRDLMAYARRQVETELNGVADNPIFVADEDRVLTGANFQGTPVSLPLDMVGAGVTMVSVLSERRLNRLLNPALSVGLPAFLTRGAGMFSGHMLSQYTADMLIVEQRTLSAPASIQSIPAAADQEDFVSMGMNAALKTKQILANAYGVLGIELIAAAQALDFREFTPGRGVRAAHAAVRRVVAHLDEDRPLYKDHNLMAAAVERGEVLEAVEREIGGLGGSW; from the coding sequence GTGATCGTGATCGGGGCGGGGCAGCCGCTGGCCATCGGGGACGTGGTGCGCGTGGCGCGGGGCGGCGAGCCGGTCGGGCTCGCTCCCGAGGCGCTCGAGCGCATCCGGGCCTGCCGGGCGATGCTGGAGCGGAAGGTCGCGGCGCACGAGACGATGTACGGCGTCAACACCGGTATCGGTGAGCTGTCGGAGGTACGGCTGGACGACGCGCAGGTCCAGCAGTTCCAGCGGTTCCTCATCTACAACCACGCCGCGGGCATCGGCGAGCCCGCGCCCGTCGAGCACGTGCGGGCCGCCATGGTCTCCCGCGTCGCGGTGCACGCCCGCGGCTACTCCGCCTGCCGTCCCGAAATCCCGCTCACCTACGTGGCCATGCTGAACGCCGGACTCACTCCCATCGCCTGCGAGAAGGGCAGCGTCGGCGCGTGCGGCGACCTGGCGCCGATGAGCCAGATCGCGCTGTCGCTGATGGGCGAGGGCGAGTGCTTCTACGGAGGCGAGCGGATGCCCACCCGCGCGGCGATGGACCGGGCGGGGATCGCCGTCCCCGGCCTCCGGGCGCGCGACGGCCTGGCGGCCATCAACGGGTCGAACCTGATCACCGGGATGGGGTGCCTGATCCTCCACGACGTGGAGCGGTGGATCAAGCAGGCCGAGATCGCCGCGGCGATGAGCATCGAGGCGCTGCTCGGCAACCTCAAGCCGTACCAGCCGCGGCTCCACGAGCTGCGCGGGTTCGGCGGCGCCCAGACCTGCGCGGCCAATCTCCGGAAGCTGATGGACGGGTCCGACCTGGTGACCGGCAAGCTCAAGGTCAAGGTCCAGGACGCGTACTCGATGCGGTCCACGCCGCAGGTGGTCGGCGCGCTGCGCGACCTGATGGCCTACGCCCGGCGGCAGGTCGAGACCGAGCTGAACGGGGTGGCCGACAACCCGATCTTCGTGGCTGACGAGGACCGGGTCCTGACCGGGGCCAATTTCCAGGGCACCCCGGTGTCGCTGCCGCTGGACATGGTGGGGGCGGGCGTCACGATGGTGAGCGTCCTGTCCGAGCGGCGGCTCAACCGGCTCCTCAATCCCGCCCTGTCGGTGGGGCTTCCCGCCTTCCTCACCAGGGGCGCGGGCATGTTCTCCGGGCACATGCTGTCGCAGTACACGGCCGACATGCTGATCGTGGAGCAGCGCACCCTTTCGGCGCCCGCCTCGATCCAGTCCATTCCGGCGGCCGCCGACCAGGAGGACTTCGTCTCGATGGGGATGAACGCGGCCCTGAAGACGAAGCAGATCCTCGCCAACGCCTACGGCGTGCTGGGCATCGAGCTGATCGCGGCGGCGCAGGCGCTCGACTTCCGGGAGTTCACGCCCGGCCGGGGCGTGCGCGCGGCGCACGCCGCGGTGCGCCGGGTGGTGGCGCACCTCGACGAGGATCGCCCGCTGTACAAGGACCACAACCTGATGGCCGCCGCCGTCGAGCGCGGCGAGGTGCTGGAGGCGGTCGAGCGGGAGATCGGCGGGCTCGGCGGCTCCTGGTAG
- a CDS encoding DUF2461 domain-containing protein produces MPPTSSCFTAASLRFLRGLARNNRRDWFEAHRRDYETSVLFPMRDFVEEMDVQLARLAPEMVGDPKRSLFRIYRDVRFSTDKSPYKTHAACWFYHRDASHRVGQEAHGGGAGFYFHVQPGESLDAGGIWMPAKGPLDKIRDALAAKPAAFARIVAAPALRRRFRELDSDAMLARVPRGYAPDHPAARWLRYRTFTVSRPFSDAQITSARLPAVLADDFAVMLPLVRWINAALGLKPAGSR; encoded by the coding sequence ATGCCCCCCACGTCGAGCTGCTTCACCGCCGCCAGCCTGCGGTTCCTGCGCGGCCTGGCCCGCAACAACCGCCGCGACTGGTTCGAGGCGCACCGCCGCGACTACGAGACGTCGGTCCTGTTCCCGATGCGGGACTTCGTCGAGGAGATGGACGTGCAGCTCGCGCGGCTCGCCCCCGAGATGGTCGGCGATCCGAAGCGCAGCCTGTTCCGCATCTACCGGGACGTGCGGTTCTCGACGGACAAGTCGCCCTACAAGACCCACGCGGCGTGCTGGTTCTACCACCGCGACGCCAGCCACCGGGTCGGCCAGGAGGCCCACGGCGGCGGCGCGGGCTTCTACTTCCACGTCCAGCCGGGCGAATCGCTCGACGCCGGCGGGATCTGGATGCCGGCCAAGGGGCCGCTCGACAAGATCCGCGACGCGCTGGCCGCCAAGCCGGCGGCGTTCGCGCGGATCGTGGCCGCGCCGGCGCTGCGGCGCCGCTTCCGCGAGCTGGACAGCGACGCGATGCTGGCGCGCGTGCCGCGGGGCTACGCGCCGGACCACCCGGCGGCCCGGTGGCTGCGCTACCGGACGTTCACCGTGAGCCGTCCGTTCTCCGACGCGCAGATCACCAGCGCCCGGCTCCCCGCGGTCCTCGCCGACGACTTCGCCGTGATGCTGCCGCTGGTGCGCTGGATCAACGCGGCCCTCGGGCTCAAGCCGGCCGGGAGCCGCTAG
- a CDS encoding S4 domain-containing protein, which produces MPARAAPGADAAEPLRVDKWLWAARFFKTRGLAAEAIAGGRVQVNGARARHAKTVRPGDVIRVRLGPYEHLVTVLAVSARRGPAAAAAQLYAEDPEGRARRLHLAEQHRLAAHAFTLGEGKPSKKERRELLRFKRGD; this is translated from the coding sequence GTGCCCGCGCGCGCCGCCCCGGGCGCCGATGCCGCCGAGCCGCTCCGGGTGGACAAGTGGCTGTGGGCCGCGCGGTTCTTCAAGACCCGGGGCCTCGCGGCCGAGGCCATCGCCGGCGGCCGGGTCCAGGTGAACGGCGCGCGCGCCCGGCACGCCAAGACCGTGCGGCCGGGCGACGTGATTCGCGTCCGGCTCGGTCCGTACGAGCACCTGGTCACGGTGCTCGCCGTATCGGCCCGGCGCGGCCCGGCGGCCGCGGCGGCGCAGCTCTATGCGGAGGATCCGGAGGGCAGGGCGCGCCGCCTCCACCTCGCCGAGCAGCACCGGCTCGCGGCCCATGCCTTCACCCTGGGCGAAGGCAAGCCATCGAAGAAGGAGCGGCGCGAGCTGCTCCGCTTCAAGCGCGGCGACTGA